GTTACTTGGTGCAAAATTAATCCACCCTACATTCTCGCCCCATGCAAAGCCGGAAAGATTGCCATTTCCGTCATTGGCAACTCCGCCAGTTGCGGGACTCAGGTTGATCCATCCCACATTCTCTCCCCAGGCTTTACCAATAACTGCCGAATCAGTCACCGTTACTCCTTCTCCCTGGGATGGCTCAAAATTGATCCATCCTACATTCTCGCCCCAGGCATACTGCGACCCGTCATTGTCCGGGTCGATGTTTCCGGCAAGGGCGGCGACAGGGAAGAGAAGGAACGTGATGATAAGAAAGATTTTGTATTTACAGGTCATCATTGTTCTTACCTCCTTTCAAATTTTTTAATTATTGAGGGGCAAGACCCTGCCCTCCTCGAACACACCATACATACATGTCGGAGGTCATATTCAAGTCGTACACGAGGCCATCGAGCATGCCCACAAACGCTGCGCTGCTGGTGAAGGTCGTAGATGACCAGTAGTTGCCCGACTGCACATTTTCAAATGGATGTCCTGCAGGAAGTGCAGGGTGGCGCACAGAGGGATATGGCTCTGACAGGCTTGTAAACTCTTCTATCGAAGGAAGTCTCCAGTCAAGTGCAAAGGTATAACGTCTACCAAAATCTGGACCAAAAAAATTACAGTAATTAACAGCGTCCTGCCAATTCTTCAATCCACCCAAGTTTGCATCTCTTGTCCACATCAGACCGGTTGCCCTATCCAGCACAACGTCGTCTGAGTTCA
The DNA window shown above is from Nitrospirota bacterium and carries:
- a CDS encoding DUF1566 domain-containing protein translates to MSERKSIRFMSIILMVVALLLFLPCLSIAGSLEPSDPPGPTMYTLEEIHEAVTPLPTGFELWPNNTRFAVSNEGTPDVNSDDVVLDRATGLMWTRDANLGGLKNWQDAVNYCNFFGPDFGRRYTFALDWRLPSIEEFTSLSEPYPSVRHPALPAGHPFENVQSGNYWSSTTFTSSAAFVGMLDGLVYDLNMTSDMYVWCVRGGQGLAPQ